The following is a genomic window from Sphingobacteriia bacterium.
CTGAGACAAGAAGTTATTTTAAAAACATGATCAAAGGTTATTTTCATTTTAACCTGCCAGTTTGTTTTGCGACAGCCATTATTGCAATTTGCATAAAGGCAATGAAAGGTAAAATAGCCGAAGTTGATCTCTTAATAGAATCCCAGGAATTTACTTCTGATAATATTGATTTTCTAATTTCAGTAATAGGTTATGCGGCGGTAAGTGTTTATTTAATGAAATTTTCATATCAATTTTCTGACATGATTCTTTCAGGTAATAACAGTCATAATGTGGATAGAGGAGGGGTCATAATGTCAGCTTTTGCAGGTGGTATGGGAACTAAAGCAATAACTTCTATTAGTCAAAAAGGACTTTCTAAAATTCAAACTCCAATAAAAGAAGGGCTAAAGTCAGCAGGAGGATTTGCTTATGCTCAAGGGATGAATTTTGTTTCAAACCAGGCACAAAATATAGCAAGTAGCTTTAAACCACAAAGTGCAGCAGCAAATCAAAAACCAGCTGAACCTCAACCTTCAAAAGACCCGTTTAAATAGGAGCAAACATGAGGACAATTATTGTTATCTTTCTTAGTTTTATCTTAATGAATTGTAGTGGGGCTACTAAATCGTTTTTAGGCCCTAAAAAAAACACAAGTTACGACTATAAGAGTCCTTGTGCAAGTGATTGCAAAAATATGAAGAGGCTTACAAATCATGCAGATATTAGATGATACCAAAGAAAAGTGTATAACGCTTTACCAAGCTTATGTTAAAGAAAGTCGTTTAACTGATGATTATAGAAGGATTAGCTATATTTTAGGTGGCTTACTTGGATTGAGCTTAATAGGTCTTATTATTCTTTGCGTCACACTTGTTAATTATAAGCCTGAGCCTATTTATGTCGAGATTTTCAGAGAAGGAAATAGGTTATATTATAGGCTTGCTGAAAGCTTTGAAAAAAAACCAATTGAACAAAAAAAAATTGATATTCGAAGCTTCATGCGTAGTTATGTTGAGAAAAGACATACAATAAATAACGTAGAAGATAAGAAAAATGTCGAATTTTTAAGAAATTCTTCGGAATCTAATATATTTGACCAAATTAAAAAGGATTACATTTATTTTAAAGAAAAACTTGATGGATATATAAGAACCGTTGAAATAACTGACGATACTTTTGTGGCATTAGGTGTTCATATTGTTGAATTTAATATAATTGATATTTCTCCACAAGGAACAAAAAGCGTTAAACAATGGAAAGCTAAAATTGCTTATAAGTTTAAAAACGAACCGCAAGAAATAGCTGCATTATTACAAAACCCAATTGGTGCAGTAATTACTTCTTATACAATCGAACCGAAAGAAAAGGGAGAAAACCATGTTAAAGAATAAGCTCACTTTACTTTTAGTTTTTTGTACGTTTTTAAATGTTAATGCGGAAGTTGTTAATGATGAAACAGGAAGTAATGAAGTTTCTGAACAAAATCGTAAAATTGAGCAAGAACTCGAAAATGAAAGTTTAAATTTACATTCGACTCAAGAAGCTCTTTTCAAAGCAAAACCGAGTTCTAATTCTTTACATATAGATTATAATGCTAGTGAAAGTCCTCGTATAATTCTTAGAATCTTTACAATTACCACAATTGATCTTCCTGAAAGAATTGTTGATGTAATCATTGGTGATAAAGTTG
Proteins encoded in this region:
- a CDS encoding type IV secretion system protein, which produces MQILDDTKEKCITLYQAYVKESRLTDDYRRISYILGGLLGLSLIGLIILCVTLVNYKPEPIYVEIFREGNRLYYRLAESFEKKPIEQKKIDIRSFMRSYVEKRHTINNVEDKKNVEFLRNSSESNIFDQIKKDYIYFKEKLDGYIRTVEITDDTFVALGVHIVEFNIIDISPQGTKSVKQWKAKIAYKFKNEPQEIAALLQNPIGAVITSYTIEPKEKGENHVKE